The genomic stretch TATTGTTGTGGATGAGGCTCATACAATAATACAATGGTAATAAGTAATATTAACCTACCTTATTATTGTGTTACAGTGTGAAAAAACCCGCTTAAGTTTGATAATTGTAATATACTGAACAGCTGTGTAGTAATTGTTTAGCGCTTTCAGCTGTGTAGAATTTGTGTGGCACTTTTAGCTGTGTTGTATTTGTATAAGAGACTGCTGCTAAAATATATAAACCAAAGTTATGTTATTAAAACCTCTAAGTGCAGACAGATGTATTATAAAAGAGTTGCATAGtcattttaatgtcattttgAATATCAATTCTATATTTGATAGTAAGTCTCCGTGTTAGTCAAACTGCTTAGGACATGTGACATATTACCAGTATTTGAGCCGgtcttaataaaaaacaaatattgttggCTAGTAAATatgtcatattattattatttcaaaatgagTCAGGCATGTGAttgaataaaatatgcatcacAAATAAAGACTTACAAGTTCATGTACTTCTTATTTTTAGGGGAGAGGCAGACAGTGAGCAGGAGAAGGAGCCATTTCGCGAGTGGTTTGGGAAGTTAGGAGAAGTTCGTTCTTTGGTCGAGTGTCCCATCTTATTAATCACTGCCACGGCAAATAAAGCTGCTCGAACTAAAGTGAAACAACTATTTTGTatgcaaaaatgttttgaaattgttTACAGTCCAGATCGtccaaatatcaaattattctGTCATAGGTATAAGGGAAGCTTGCCTCTTAGTTTAGTGTTCAAGTATTTGGTAACTTCAATCAAAGACAAGAAAGAAAAAAGTGAAAGATACCTTATATTTTGTACATCCATAAAAAATTGCACTGATGTGTATACAATGTTAAGAATGGAACTGGATAAAGACATAAACTATGTGCATATGTATCATTCCCAGACTGCAGAAAATGTCAAGGAGGTTATAAAAAAAGACATGGGACATGATGCTGGCTTGATTAGACTGTTAGTGGCAACTAGTGCTGCTGGCATGGGCGTTAATTTTAAAGGGGTAAATCAAGTAATAAACTATGGGGTTCCGAAGAACATGGATACTTTTGTTCAGCAGTTGGGAAGGGCAGGTAGAGATGGAACTCAGGCGATGGCACTTGTATTATATTGTGGCAGACAGTGTAAAGGTATTGATAGTGATATGAAGAATTACATAAGTGATGATTCAAAATGTCGCAGGAATTTGTTATTGAGTGCATATAATACTGATGTTAATAAGGGCCTGCTAAAGCACTtgtgttgtgatatttgtgaacaACAATGTGATTGTGGTAGTCCGGACTGTAAATTGTACGCCCATCCTGTTGTTCAAGCTTTGACAGAGGACATATCTGATGTTGAAACAAGCTCTTCTAGTTCAGAAAGTTCCAACAGCTTTAGTGATTTTAGTTAATGGAATGGATATTATTTGTAGACATTTAGGCATtacatttgttcattttaatCCGTTTTCGGCAATAATATGTGATTAATCAGGTATGTCACCTGACATATACAATGTACTGTAGCAACCttaacacattttaattgttttggtacattttcatattatttttgtttgaaagaataaaatactttttatcaATACACACTTGTTCATAGAAGCATCCATTTGGAATAACTGTACTGATGATATTTTAAgtggtttaatttaaaatattcacccaagaactaaaaaaaaacaatattttacatcatgttgtttaggtttaaaaaaaaaattattcaaaaagGTAATTTGCcaattttatctttaaattgGTCATAAAATAATTTCCTGTAATTATGATATCAAGCTTTCTGAAAGATTTCTTTGTAAGATACCAATTGTGATATTCAGaagcatgaaataaaattcccaAGTGTATGCTGGGATACTTTAATACATGTAACTTATTATTAAGCTTTATATACACACATACTTCATAGCACAtagttgttaatttgtttatcagGTCCAGGGGACGGTTTCAACAAACATTgtacgacaaatttagaatacgattcatatttaaaaaaaacattattgcaaaacacCAAGGCATATTATTATTTTGCCGTCGGAATATGTTTTGTGTGGATATTTATCATCATCTTGTATATTTCACTCTTCAAATTTTAgtcgtaaattaagattgtcgtacgatctttgctGGAACGACCCCCAGTGTTTAATAAGCTCCTTCTGGAATAATTATCAATATGCATTATAAGCTGCCTTATTATAAAGAACAAGTTACTGTATTACTTTTTGTATAACCAACTTTTAAATATTTGCTATTTTCGCACTTTTCAAAGAATTCTGCGTTTACttgtttaattgtgtttgttCAACATGTACTTCAAAAAATAAAAcccaaaatacaaatattaacgaTTTATTTGTCTGttacatgtataaattgaatgtttcactacatacatgtaaacatttgaatAACGGAGAAAAAGAATGACAATTTTAACATATAACCACACATGCGTCAATGTAATAAACTTCCAAATTaccacaataaaataattatacaatttgcATCATTTAATATGCTAACCTTGTTAAGAACCCATCATGAACTGATAGGACATGCCAGTAGTATTGAAATGTGAAACTGTTATAGAAGTAAACTAATACCATTTGATATTGgcaaaaaaatcttttaaagttACAGCACTGAATTCTGCATTAGCACAACGAATGTCAACACTTCCTGATACAGATACATATAAtgcacaataaaataaaatatgatgcAGCAAGATAATGGATGAAACATCACAGATAAAAAAATTAGAATCAAGAGTTAAATATGCAATCACGTCACATAACCTGTCACAGAAGTACAGACCGGGCAATCATTCTCAACTTTCCGCATAAAAATGCTAGGGGcataaacatgtttgaaatacaAGTCTAACAAGTACGTTTCAAAGCCTAAAGGTTACATTAATAGAGAACAAGAGCACCGTCCAGGGAATGCCAACACTctgctgtgggtgcagttttgaatttaaccaaaaaaaaatacttgacctttgaccttgaaggatgaccttgaccttttaccactcaaaatgtgcagctccatgagatacacatcagagtttttttatctgattttggggaaagggcctggcctttttgagGGGAAAATAAATCGTGCGAaaagccggattttggggaacaaaatcatgcgaaacgccagattttggggaaaataaggaaaattttaaataatcacttcaacatattttactgtttttaaaacaaattcaaggcaacatataatttaataatgcaatattttgtattttctacACTGAATCAGGTTTACTTATGTAttcaaaggtttaaaaaaaaaaaaaaaataaaaaaaaaaattttttttagcgGAATTTCTGTCAGAGGGGAAAAAAATATCTAGGGGAAAGGGCCGAAATTCAGCAGGTCTTTCAGAAGGTAAAAAACcctgcacatgcatgccaaatatcaagtagctatcttcaatattgcaaaagtcattgcGCAATgcacggcggacgagctggctatgacaatacctcgggttttcttcgaaaacagccgagctaataaaaaacTTGAATTCAGCAAACTCTGCATTGAAATCATACtgtaataaaacatgcatatgacatgtacatgtaccagttAACTTAATACAAATGTTCACCAGAATATTGTCTGACATCAAAATGTTAAGATAAAagatttttcattatttgtaacacTGAAAGTCACAATTACTGATTTAGTTAATTTGTCATCACCTGAAAAACTACTAGTGCACAGTGGTTTACTATATgatttacataaacatatttgcAATTCTTTTCTGCTCACCAATCCATGCATGAAGTTCCTCAGCATTAATACCACTCAAAGGTTCTCTAAAATTTTGAAAACTATTCCAGCACACATTTTTATGGCACCGTTTTGTCTGAGAAACTCAACCATTTTCATAATATCACCACTTTTGTCCGCTTCAGGCCTTGTACTCTTTGACTTTGCTGTTCTGGACGTTCTCATGAGATTCTGCTTGATAGCGTGAATAACTTGTGTTGTCATGCATATCTGTTTCGCTGATTCATATGACTTGTTTGCTCCTTGTGTGTTCAGTTCTCTTTTTATGTTATTGACCTGTATTTCTACTGCATTGTCATTAGGAATGTTGTTGCGAATTCCCCCATTCAAATTAACACTGATATTCCATTTGTATTCAAAACTTTCTCGGAAACCCAGAATTGACAGCGTGTATGTTATCATTCGCCATAACCAAATTTTATACTTAGAGTGTTTCAAAGCAGAATCGTAAAGCCACTCAAAATGGGCATTGCATACTGATCTTGCACCGTCACACATTTTGTACGAATCACATGTGTCCCTAAAAAGAAGAGACATGAATAGGAATTGTCCGACTGCATTATTACAATGTTCATTGGTATTTGCTTGATGGAGCTTCCAATGGTGTTTGTTAGTTAAATGTTTCTTAAACCAAACAAGTGAGGTGAAACATTTTCCACACAAAGCACATTGGTAATGGTCATTTACTCTCATTGCAAAGAGCTTCTGTTCATCAGCGTGTATTGCTTCAAGGTCATTACGTATTCTTGAAATACTTGAATTCTCagtaaataaaactataaaactAAACTATGGCATGGTATTGTTACTAAATCCAACGTTACTTTTCACACATTATGCTATGCAGAAATAAAGACTCGCTAGTCTCAAAAAGAGACTAGTTTAAACTGACGGTTAAGAAATATTTCTTATTTGATTTTTCtgctttttgttattgttgtttttaattccTTTGTTTgga from Dreissena polymorpha isolate Duluth1 chromosome 10, UMN_Dpol_1.0, whole genome shotgun sequence encodes the following:
- the LOC127849133 gene encoding ATP-dependent DNA helicase RecQ-like, with the translated sequence MASSVEMDFRRACEYFKIENLNDFQSKSISNLLNGRDVFLSTRTGGEKSLVYQIYQFIKREQCTGCQVVVVTPLLSKMKEQCEYLTSLGFKATFIGRDPNEESDILSGMHDFIYSSPESLLGVQKWRDMMANSTSIKLIVVDEAHTIIQWGEADSEQEKEPFREWFGKLGEVRSLVECPILLITATANKAARTKVKQLFCMQKCFEIVYSPDRPNIKLFCHRYKGSLPLSLVFKYLVTSIKDKKEKSERYLIFCTSIKNCTDVYTMLRMELDKDINYVHMYHSQTAENVKEVIKKDMGHDAGLIRLLVATSAAGMGVNFKGVNQVINYGVPKNMDTFVQQLGRAGRDGTQAMALVLYCGRQCKGIDSDMKNYISDDSKCRRNLLLSAYNTDVNKGLLKHLCCDICEQQCDCGSPDCKLYAHPVVQALTEDISDVETSSSSSESSNSFSDFS